ctctccaatacctcaatgtctttttttatacTGTAACATTCCTCCAGGCCTCAAGGTCTCAAGGTGAGGTCACCCCAGaccagagcagagtgggacaatccccaCCCTGGCCCATCTGGCaatgctgggcctgatgcattggatgtccctcctggctgccaggacactgctgaTTCATATTGAACTTGCCATGGACCAGaacccccaggtcccttcccacagctggtCTTCAGCCCTGACCCTAAGCCACTCCATACACACAGCCAGGGTTGCCCTGTCCTAactgcagaatccagcacttgcCCTTGTTAAACACCACATAGCTGGTGATTGTcaggaagctgtgctggctgtgactggTAAATGTCCATCATCTGACCTTGCTTCTACTGGACACACACCTTCCTTTTCCATCTTATTTCCAAGATAAATCCCTGGTCAGCCAAGCCAGCTTTCTGCCTCACCTGCTTGACTTCTGACATTTAGTAAttgctgttcctgtgcccttTGGAGATGATGTCTAAAAGTGACCAGCACTGATAGACCGCAGCAcctgcaaaaacattttccagggGACCTTATTCCCTaattccctgagcagcctggggtcTGCTCTCCTCAAGGCCAGAATTGAGGTTTTTCTGGTACTCTTCCTCCTGTCACCAGAGATTTCAAATTTGATGGCTCCATGGTCACTGTGGCCTAGTTGGCCTCTCGCTCGTGAGATCCTCTCTGATGATAAGCAGGACATCAAAATCATCCTTCCAAGTCAGCTCCCTGAGGGCCCATAAAGTTCCATAAAGTTGTCATGCAGGTGTTTTAGGAACCTTCTGGCCCGGCTTGTATCAGCTGTCTGATATTCCCAGTTAATTTCTGGCAGGTTGAAGTCCTCTGGGACAGTTGACTTGGAATCTTCCCTTAGTTTTTCAAGGAATAATTTGTCAGTGTCATTATCCTGGCTAGGAGGTCCAGAGTGGACTCCCACTGTGAAATCCACGTTATTTGTTTGCTCCCTGATTCTTATCCAAAGGCTCTCAACTGTGCCATTGCCAACTGTGAGCTCCAGACACTCCAACCCTTCTATTACATACAGTGGCAcccctctgcctctccctcctgaAAAGCCTGGAACTGTCCATCAGGGCACTCTAGTCACAGGGAAAACTCCCACCAGGTTTCACTTATGCCAATGGTGCCAGATCTCTGGGACTGAGCCAAGCTTCCAGCTCCTCGCTGGTACCTCATGCTGGGTGTATTAATGCAGAGACATTTCTGGTGTTGTACATTGTAGACAACACCTGGTGAATCAATTTGAGGGTTCCCATTAGTGCTCCTTTCCTCAAGTTTAGGCACTCCAGCCCATTGGTCATCACTGGTGACCCTGGCTTTgtccctttcccctttccaaaTTAGTTTAAGGCCATATCAACAAGCCCTACCAGCTCCTGTGTTAGAACTCCTTCTCCCACAAGAAAGATGCATCCCACTAAGTGTCAGCAGATCAGCTGTTGAACAGATCATCCCATCTCTGCTCCAAAGGCTGGGAATGTGGTTATATTCACAAATGTTCATGCTATAGAGTCAATAATTAACTTCATAGCCAAGTGCCAAGGTGGTGATGCTCTAGTGCCTGTAGTCACTGCCAGAGGTTTGCTgtacaaaatacaaagaaaacattttttaaattatattctatTATGAGAAACCAAACACTCTACCTGAGCTCTTTCTCTCGAGTTTTCCTTAGTTTGCTGTTTCATTGCATCCTAGCTGCAAGCTGGGTTTTTGTTGTGAGTCGCTGCCAACTCtctgcaaaattaaatgcttaaTGCACAAACTCTATTaggcaaaaaaaccctggaaagaACAAGACCATCctactgaaaaaacaaaaaaaacccaaaaaaacaacaccagcGCAAGTcttgtttcttcccttccaACTGCCTTTCCCTCCAAGGGGGAGGTCAAAGAGCCTTCCTCAACCAATTCCCAAAGCTGGCGTGCCTGCACACTGCTTGCTCCCATGCTGAGCACAGAACAGTTCACCCCCCACCCAAGTGTTCAGGCCACAGTGAAGTCTTATCCAGCCTCTCTCAAGACACCTTCTGCCATGGATTCAGCCCCTATGCACACGCTCCTACTCCCCATCTCACTCTCAGTGTATCTTATAGCTCCCTCGTTCTTTGCAATGCCCACCCTATGGACCGATTTTCTACCCTGGCCACTGCCATCCCAGACAGGACACAAGAAAAATTACAAGCAGCACCTGCTGTCTcagaataaaagcagttttctccCAAAATATAGCTCCCAGTTAACATACAACTGCCAGGCTAGCAGTGCCTGCCCTGGTAGAGGAATTTCCCTGACAGCACACCTCTGTGACCCATTAGACACACTTCATTTTCAAGCAGAACTGGACACCAGCCCGCTGCTGGTCCAGTCCTTCTCAGACAGGTAAAAGCACAGCTCATTCATCCATGCACAACCCCATTTGTCACTGTGGGTGACTGTCCAGTCAGGAATGGGATTTTGCTACTCCTTTTCTACGACTTGAATGATATCTGTTGCCACCACGATGGGCAACACCACTTCAGGCCCCACAGACCATGCCTCAAGACTCCACCTCAGCACAAAACCAGCCATTAAAGTCTTCTGGTCCTTCTGCTTGCCCCACAGTTCACCAACTATGCttcatttacatgaaaaaagTACTGTAAATGACACCATTTCTACACTGGCTTTGCAGAGATATTCAAAGACAACTCCAATACGTATTTCCTGCAGATTCCTAGCAGAGTTCTAACCATTTTTCACATGAACTCATTTTACAAACTCTCCCGCCTTTAATATGACCTTCATGAAAACAGACATGCAGCATGGAGGAGGCTCCTCATACCCCCAAGCAGATGAATCCTAAGAGCTTTACCTCTCTGATGAACACAGAAGCTTGAATCCCACGGAATCCTATCTGTCCATCCAGCCATATTCGCAGATATTTTGCTATTTGCTTAACCTGCAGCCCGCCGGCCCCCAGAAGGTGCTTTGCGCAGGGTGGTAAGATGGCTATGAGGGAAGTGAGCTCAGGTTTGGGGAAGATACCgatcctgctgcctgctgggagaTGTAGTTTTACAACCGGACCAAACTGGGGCACAGCAAGAGGAGGTAATGTTGcggaaggagctgctgggatctCCCGTCTGAGCGAGCACAGCTGATGCAGCAGAGCTACGACACCTTCTCACAGAACAAGACGGTCAGAGGACAGTGGACAGTGCTGTTAGAACAGCCATGCCTTCCCAAGGACACATCCCTGCTTGCTTGCTGGCTGTCCCTCATTTCTCCCAGTGCATCCTGTCATCCTCCAGAAGCTACATCTAACCCTGTCCTGCTTGCTACACCATGCCTAAGCGAGCTCGTCCACCAACAGCACTCCTCAGCCTTTGGTCCATGGGCTTcatgaaacagaaggaaatgttttcctacCAAACAAACACCTAAATTCAAAGACTAGATGGAAAAGGCCACCatggcagctgtgctgtgctggagacagCTTGGGGCTTCTCCTAAACCAGTCGGTCCCCCTGGTAAGACAGGTTGGGAAACACCACTCAAGCACATCGTGATAGCTGGAGTTGGGAGCCACTTGCTCAGCCTGAGTCACCCAGCCTCAAGCACGgctggcaggcagtgctgcGCAGCAGTCCTGCAGAAACCTGCTCTTCCCAACCAGCTGGAGCTTGGATACAGCCAGCAGAAATTTATTTGTCTCATTAGAGGAAAGTATGTGAGAACTAGCACCAAAACAAAGTTCTGCTGAGTGGGTGTGGGCctaaagtttgttttttctgctcagGATTTTGTGGAAACAGCTGAACGTGAGGGATGCAGACAGGTAACAACCTGCACAGTCAGTCCAGTCAGGTACTTCTACTCAAGGAACTGcctttagcagaaaaaaaatatgcaggcTCAGGTTCACAGCTAAAACCATCACCTCAACCACACATCAGATGAGTTGGGACAACTGAGTCGTGGCTACTGACAAAGACTATTATTAACCAAATGTGTTACCTGACTGTACTTTTATGACTATGAAAAGCCTTTCTTAACTCAGCTTTGTATTACAGTAAAACTCAAGTGTCTGGGCATGAACCAGActctgcctggcagcagctggctACACTTCATCAGCTATTTTTGCTGCCATAAACTATTACTAtaagcacacaaaaaaagagTCTAAAACAGAAGAGCACCAAGAtgaagctaaaataaaaaacaaaaaaacaaaaaaaagccagttaGCCAGCAACAAACCCTTTGAAAAAGTTTGCAGCCAAAGGGTTCCATATAAACTTCTTATCATGCCAAGCTACAGCTGCTAAAATGGCTCATTTTCACACACTGATCTCCAGTTTTATTGACAAAAGATGGCAGAATGGGTAATTAATTGGTCAATTCATTACAGAAAACTATGTCTTCCCTTATAAAATAGAGCATGTAACTCATATATTAAGAATATCTTTTACAAGGACATAAAATTTTCACTTCTCAAAGACATACATATAGAAACACTAATCttgggaaaaaggagaaaaatcataGTGCTTaccagaataaagaaaaacatccttAAAGATACTCTTTCTGCAATTAGTATATCAGTGAACGTAACAAAGGGAgacacctttttaaaaatatagatatatataaaaattaattaatatttcccatgcatacatatatatatataggaatGACAACTATGGAACCCTAAAGTTGCATTTGGTTATTTTCTTTAGCTTGACACCTaaacaatacaaaaatacagaCCAGAAGGTACAAACAAGATTGTGCTGATTTCCCAGGGGGAAAACATTTCCCCCCTGTATGCAAATAAAAGTGTGAGTTTTCCCATACTTTGAAAAATTAGATACATATGGGAAAAGTAGTGCTGGGTGTTGACCTTCATGAACCTTGTTAGGGTCTACTTTCCTCTTTCAGTGAGGAAGttggccctgctgcagcagcctggagaatGTGCCTGTCTATGCCAGCACTACCTTTCTGACTGCCCAACAGCTCCAGAAGAAGCCAATAAGTTTTTCTCCTAAAGGAAAGGTGAGAATTAGCCATCGGGTGACACCCAGCCCTCCACAGGTGACAACTTCTGAAAGCAAGCCCCACATCATTAATCCTTCCCAAGGCAACCCAATGTTTTCTCAGCAGCCACACACAGCACTAGTCCATTAGATGGTCATAACTCTTGCTCTGAAATGCACCTTGCAGCCACAGTGACAGTGCACAAATTGTACATTAAAAgacccccttttttttttttgcaagaaggGTTATAGCCCAATTTGACTTCTAGGTAACAAACTTTTTACATGACCTCATCCCTCACTGAGTTTCCCTATGCTTTCAGGTgcttaattattatttttgcaattcATAGAGAAGCATTTTCCATCATTCCCTGCTTTATCATGTTGACAGACTTCTGCCTTCCAAGGGAGGAAAGTCAGACATTTGCTCACAAATTGTGAGCTCAGTGTGCACACCAATATTGTCATATTTAACACCTCCCTCCCCACTTACATTTCCTGTATCCTGAGTACCGAGTGCAGTATATGAAATCCAATATCAAAACTATTTCTTATGCCACTGAGGACAATAACGGCTTTCCCACATACCTGCTGCTAGGAGAGCTCATTaacacaccagaaaaaaaatcacaggcaTGCTctaaaggaagaaggaaaatcctAACAGGAGCCACTGTGTCACATACAAGTTAAAATaatccagaaagaaaagaaaataaatccatcaaGAGAGTTGCCTGCAACACCACAACCTAAATTCCCATTTCACATCTTGGAAAGATTAGGGATATACGAACTAACTTGTGTGCCCACTGAGggaattctttaaaatgtataCATAGGTCTTACACAAGCTGCTACTTCTCCTTCCTGGAATGTCCTTTTCTCATACCTTTTCCCCATCACACCTTTACAGCCTCTAAGGAAACACGGAATTCCACCTCAGTGCAGCACCCCTGGGAATACTGACCATAGTCCTGGGATATCAAGCTGTTCAAGTAAGGGAAACTGTTCCGCTTCATCTCATCCAGcttctccttcagcttcctGACTTGGCTGTCGGAGCGGCTGATCCTCTTCCTCAGAAGTTTCAGCTCTCCGTTCTTCTTCTCCACCTGCTCCCGCAAGCAGCACACCTGGCTCTTGCTCTGCCGGGAGGAGAAGCAGTACGAGTGCAGGGAGTCGATGAGCTTGCAGGCCCCCGAGGCCGACATGATCACCTCGTTGATGGACATGGGGTTGGCGTCCGTGTCACCCTTCCGCCCCACCACGGCCTCGGTGGCAGGCCGAGGGGTCAGGTCTGCCGGGGACGCCGACAGACCCTGGCAGGGTTTCTGGGGGGTCGCGGTGAGGGATGACGTCGGGGAGACCTCTGTGACGGCCTTGTCGTGTCCCAagaggtggctgctgcagcttggTTCCACGTCTCTCTTTGGCCTTTTCCTTTCTAGCTGCTCTTTGGGCAGAGACGGCCTCTCCCTGGCGTGCTTGGAGGAAAAGCTGTACGAGTGGAGGGAGCCGATGAACTTGCAAGCACCGGAGGCAGGAGGGGTGAAGTCGTCCACTGACACGCCGCTCCTGTCTGCCACCCAGCTCCCCGCACAGCTGCCCCTGGCACAGTCCTCCACAGGAGACCTCTCTGGCTTTTTCTGCGCTCCAGGCTTCGCACCCAAATGATCCCCTAACGTCCTTCTCCGAGGGCCGTCCAGCTGGCTGTGGAGggcctcttcctcctcagacATGGATCCTGTTTCCTCTTGCAGAGTGGCCTCCTCCATCTCTTTCGTCCCTTGCATCACCATGAAGTCCTGGCCAGAAGACGGGGCCCTCTGTGCTACCTCACCGCCTCCTTCCCGCGGGGCCTCCCCATCCCGCACCGGCACCTGCCTGGCTATTTTCCTTCGGCTCCTGACATAATCCAGCTTGTCGTGCTTCTTCTCCACGAGCTGGAAGATGGTAGGGACAGCAGTGGGCTTCAGCAACCGGTGCTTGTCTTCCAGCCGCTTGGAAAAACTGTCTTTGGTGAAGTGCTCACTGCAAAGAAAGGAATACTTGGTGGGAGTCCAGTTGTCTCTCTGAACAGCTTTCAGCCACTGAATCAAGCGCTTTGAATCCTTCAGAGGGAATCtaaaaaaaggaacagacaAAACCCACTAAAAAATAAGCTACATTTTGGAAATCAGAAGGGTTGGTACTTTAAGAATTGCAGAACCATAGAAttgttgaggttggaaaagacctttaagatgaCCAAGTCCAAGGCAACGGCTAGGTTTGAGAGATTTTGGGGAAAGTTGTGTTTTGGTAAATTACACTcatttacaaattaaattacCGTCATTTAAGTATTACTTCACTTTGGGCTGAAATATTTGATATTCATTCACTGCATCAACAGCTCCACAAAAAGTGCAGGACTAAAAGGTGTTGTTTCCATTTTCATCAGCAATCGATCCATTATTCCGCCCACCATCCCCACGAGGAAGGGGGATGTGACCACCACCAAAACACCCAGCTCAGCCAACACGCTGCCTCCGGAACCCGGGTGGCTGCTTACACCGGGTGtgtttaattgcatttaattagGTGTAGACATGCCTAGCGTGGAAGAAAGCCCCCGAGCAGAGGAACCAGGTTCCGTTTCCAATGGAACTCCCGAGACGGGGACTTTGCCCGGGGACTCACCGGCGGCAGCATCCCCAGCGAGGGATGGGGCGGAGGACGGGCCGCGGGGACACGGGCCAGGGCAGGGTCGGGGAGACAGGCCAGGGAGGGCCCGGGTCCCGTGGCGAGGGGCGCTCCCGCTGCCCGGCCGGGGTTGGAGGATGCGGGAGCCCCGAGCCCGTTTCCCCTGAGAGAAACAAAAGGCAGCCACTGCCGTGGGGGCCCGGCGGGGTGAACGGGACCGGGGTGCGGGCGGCCCGGCCGCGGCACTTGCGGCGGGCCGGGCGGGCCGCCCTTACCTGTGGAAGGAGACGGCGCCGCGGCGCGCCTTGCCCTGCCGGTTGAAGCAGTTGGCGGCGGCGCAGCAGATCACCATctccggccgccgccgccgccgccctcgGCCGGCCGGGCCcgccccggcccccgccccggccccggccccggccccggcgcgCCGCCGTACGGCAAGATGGCGGAGCCGGGTCACCCCGGCGCCCCTCGCCGCTGGGGAAGGGGTTTCTGTACGGCACAACATGGCGGCCGCCACATGGCCGCCGCCATTTTGGCCGAGGTACAGCCGTACGGCGTAGTGCAGGTGGGAAAAGGGGGGCTTCGCTCCCGGCGCCTCTCGCTTGCCTCGTCGGCGCAGCTGGGCGTCCGCCTCTCGACGAGCCGCTCGGTCAGTGGCAGCCAAGCCGTAAAAGGCGTCTCCGAGTGGGGCGGGCATGGTGGAGGGGGTTACTCTCACGGGGAACGAGGGGCGGGGCTGGGCCGGCTCCGTACAACACGATGGCGGCGCCCATTCATTACATCTTTCCTAGGTATACGTGTCACGGGACGCGCCCGTCGGCTCTCTGCGCAAGGAGCGGAGCCCTCACACTCTTCGACACTCTCCAGCCCCGGCCCCACACCCGGCTCGCTGTCTCCTCGCGCTCAGTTTTGCCTCTCTGTACGGCAACATGGCAGCTCCCTGGTCTGCAGACAGCCCTGCGTCGCTCCGAGCTGTGACAATACACAGGCAGCCAATCGGCGCGGAGGCCGGCGGCGAGCGGCCCTCCCATTGGCCGGGAGGGGAGCGTCACGCCAGCAGCCGCGCAGGGCCGCGCCGGGAGTGAGTGTCGGCGGCGGCCGCAGCCTTGGCGGGGCCGCCATGGACGCAGGTGGGTCCCGGGTGGGCCTTGCCCGCGGCGCGGCGGCCGCGCTTCCCCTCGGGATTCCCCGGCCCGGCTCAGCCTAGCGGCCGCTCCAGACCCGCGGCTCCCCGGCGCGGCCTCCCCGACGGGCGGCGAGGAAGGCGCCGCTTTCCGCCCTGGGCACGGCCCTGGTGGGGCCGGGGCCCAGCCGCCCCCCGcggtggggagaaggggaaggcGTGGGCTGCGTGGCCGCGGGGGTGGGCCGGAGCCGGGTGGCGagtccctcctgccctgcccagccccgctGCTGCCGTCGTTCCTCGAAAGCTcggagctctgctgccaggtcGGGTCTGCCCGGGCGGAGAGCGGTGACAGGGCTGGTGTCGCTGTGCCCCGCTCCCCATGTGGGCTCGAGGGGCGAGAAGGCAGCTTGGGGGTAAGAAGGTGACTTTCGAGGGGTGAGAAGGTGTCGTCGGGGGATAAGAAGGCGACTCAGCCActcatcaccctcacagagGGCTCTAGCAAAGCTGTTTGTGGAAGAGATTTTGGTTTCGTGCGGGGTAAAGTAAAAATAAGTGTTTGGCACTTGCGTTGGGACCTGCTTCCCTCCAGCCTTAGCGTAGTAGCCTCCGCAGAGATAAAGTGTTGTTCCCTAATAACAAACGCTTCCCTGCGCGTCGTGGGCTCCTCCTCCGCAACGCCGAGCACGGGTGTGCCGGGGATCtgtggctcctgtccctcctgagGACTGTCCTGACTTGTTTTGGCCTTCGTGCCGCGGTTGTCAGCGTGGTCCGGCTGAGAGCGTCCCGGAGCGTCCTCGGATGCAGTGTCACACCTGGGGACCGGACGCTGAGGGAACTTGCACCCCCTGGTCCGTGAGGTGTGTTTGCTTTCCCTTGATGTGAGCCgtgcaagggaaggaaaactTTGCTGTGGTGGCTGGATCTCCTCCGTGAGAGGAGGAGAATCTCTGGGCTCAAGCCCCTTCGTGTCCAGCCCTGTTCCTGAGATTGTCGGGGAGCTGACAACAAAACTTGGAACTGTTTGCTCCAGGCCTTCAAGAAAGTATCCCATTTCAGTAGCCTGGCTTTCCTCTCAGTCTGTCTTGTAACTCCTCATTAGTGCTCAGATAATCAGGATTTGTCATGTTTGAAAGAGcttaggggaaagaaaagatcTAATCTTTCTTCTGCAAAGGGCAGAAAAGAGGATTTGAGCTGTTTGGTGTTTTCCAGCAATTCGTTTTACTAAAGTGGTGGTAAATTTACCACCTAGTCTTCTTGACTATCTGTGAAATGTTCCACATCAAACTGCGTTCCTCCTTTGCCTTGGGTGTGGTACCTGTACAGCTAAAGGAGAGGTCATCCAGCTCATTTCTGATCCTTTTGTTGCACCTGAGTTGGAGGCTAAAGGATATGGGGGGTTGTGAGAGCCAGGCCTTTTCAGAGAATGGAGAAGCCCCAAGACCAGTATGGGAAGGGATGTATGCCAAAGCCTGGCTTTCCTTCAGTGCCACGCTCCAAAGCTTGGCTTCAGTATCTTGTGGGAGAAGTTCTTCAGCAGGCAGACTGGCCAAGGTGGTTGGTGCTGGGAAAATCACCTGCCGTGTTTCTGTTTGAGTCATCCGAGCCTTCGCTTGTTGTTACTTGTTTCCCAAAGGGAAACAATCGGCTTTGTTTGTGGTGCTGGAGATGAAGTTAGGTCCCTCACAGAGCTGTCCAGGGTCTGGCCTCCAGCACATTTGCAAACTGACAGCAGCActcaggggctgctcccagtgcccagctgtgcctctgggTGTGTTTGCTACAAGTTAGAATAATGTTTCTATCTCCAGTGTTTCATTGTGCTGATTAAGACTGTGAGAAATGAGGGAGTTTCATCTTCTACCCTAATTCTGTGTATTTAGAGAGTTGTTCTTGTGTTGAGATGATGAAACAgctctcctatgaggaaaggctgggagaggtgggggtgttcagcctggagaagagaaggctccgGGGAGACATGAGAGCCCCTTCCAGtcctaaaggggctccaggacaGCTGGAGAGCAACTCTGGCCAAGGGCCTGGAGTGCCACcacttcccactgccagagggcatACTGAGATGGTATGTTGGGAATGAATGTTTCCCTGTGAGTttggggaggccctggcacaattgcccagagaagccatggctgccccatccctggaataGTTCCggggttggatggggcttagAGCATCCTGGTCTAttggaaggtgttcctgcccatggcagggggtggaatgagatgagccttaaggttccttccagcccaaaccattctgggattctgttgTGGCATGTACAATGCTTTGCCTTTCCTGCTGAGACTTTCTGGGATGAGGTGTTCTGCAGATGCCATTGACGGTGTGCCCATGGGGCAGTGATCCGGCCAGCCTCCCCTCATTCCCAGTGTGTGCAATGCTCCTGGAAAGCGAGGCTGCCTTTCTCAGGgtgagctgtgcagggctgacACTCTGCTTTTTAACCATAAAACCGTGTGAAGTTGAGCTGTCGTGTTTTGATGTGCAGAGACTGCACGTCCTTCTCTGTGGAAACTGCTGCTCCACTGTCCTGGATACTCAGAGGTCGGTAATTAAAATAGACCGAGGGCTTTCTGAAGGTGAAGTTTTGGAGCACTGCCTGAGAAATGTGCTGATCTCACccagcttctgcagctctgagaggaGCAGCTTCAAACAGGATTTCAGCTTGGTGAATTTCCAGATGTATTGCTCTTCTTTATCTCTGGCTATAAGAAGGAGAGAAAGGCTCCTGTGCAGTCTGTGATGTTCTTTGTGCCCTGCTTGAATTGTTTGGGTCTCACTGGCTGGTGTTTAGCCCATCTGGACAATAGCACAATAGATGGACTTTGGAAAAGTGCTGGAGCATATGAAGGTGGAGGCTTGTAAAGGAAACATGCAGTGACCTCAACCCTTGTGGGGAGTTTACTGTTCTCATTACAATGTCCTTGATACTAACTGGGAGCAACCGCTGGTATTTTCTTGCCTGTGAAGGGGAAACCTGAACTCCTGTATTTAGTAGTTGTACCTTTTCAACTATTTTCCCCCCAAATCCCAACACAAATGTCTGACCATCTTTTTGGGATGCACAGCTGGACACACAGGACCTTGTACAGGTGTTGGGCATTCAGCTGAAGGGCTGCAAGCCTGGGACTCTCCTTCCTGTTGTGCAGTGTCATGACATATGCTGCATTCCCTGAACACCTGGCTGGTCCCCCTCTGTGTGCTGACCCCTTCTTCAAGCTTTGGTGGAAAGGAAAAGACTCTAGcagctcctttccagctgctgatccTTGCTGTGAAGTGTCCAGTTGCAAATCTGTCTTTGCTAAAGATCTGGTGCCCTGCAAACTGTGCAGTTGCAGAGGTTGTGATATTTGAGCAGGTCAGGAAATgttgctgggaaggaggaggaaggattGTGGATAGCTTGATGTTTGAGTTGGATACATGGCAGGCTTAAGAACTGTCAAACCATAGAATATTCCTTGGAGCTTTAAAACCTTCCTGAGAACTTCAGAACTTATGTTAAGATCATATCAGTTACCTTTTCAAATCTGGACATTTGCAAGTTTGGGTAGTAGATGGGAAAGAAATCCTTCATTTCCCTGCTAAAGTTTGTTAGAGAAGACTGCAGCAGTAATTTGTTAGGATATTTCTGTGCAGGCAGAATTGTTTTGCTTAGCTTGCTGAATAATCACATCATGGGGTGGCAATAGGAACATGTGACCTGTGCAATCCTAAAAGTGCCTGGAACAGTCTTAAAGACTAATTCATACAAGGAACATGCTTTAAATCTTGTGGGCTGAAGTAAAGGCAGTCTGATTCAAAATTTGATTTAGGAGCCTGTTGTCATCTCTATTGCTGGGGTTCCTGCTTAAACAGTAGTTGGTCTTAGTGGTGGTATCTGCTCAAGTGTTTTCTTGGACATTGGGAATTGGAATTCCAGGTCAAGGAACCCAGATTAGAAGGCTGAGATACTTCAGGAGGCCAAAGTGCCTTGAGTAACAGCAGGTTACTCTGTAGAAGTCAAAAGTGAGGCGTGCCCCATGGAGAGGGGTGGTTATTTTAGAGAATGGGGCTGACAGGAGCTTGTGGCCATGGACTCCTTTGTCCTGCCTTAAATTCACATCACGTTACCACAGATTCTATTGCATTTGCTGTGACAGATGTTTTCAATCTTTAACAGTTACAAAAcattctgctttaaattttagAGATGGTTTGTTACAGAATTGGTGCCTGTAAAATCATGTGGGTCTTTTCCAGAATTCCCAGGCTACTTTAAAGTCTGTGTTTCCAAACACAGATCTAGTGGAGCACAGCTCATTCAACTCCCCTGGTTTTTCCTCCCTGTTGTTTATACCCTGTACACAACAGCTTAAGATGCCCTGATCCAAGGGCAGCCTGGGTTGCTGAGTTGTCATGGCCTTGGAAGGGGATGGATTTTTAGGTATTGATGGATGGCATGCTGTGAAGGGAGCCAGCAAAATAGACAAAAGTTTTGCCTGTCACCTTTGCATGAGCGcatctgcacagctctgtgttccTCACATTGTGGTGACACCTTAAAGACTTCTGCTGGGTTTGGCGCCTCTTGAGGAGGGACTGAGCAAGATTTACTTCCCACCTTAAGGTGATCTGTCTTTTGTGTCTGTCTTTTCCCCTCAAAATTTATATTCTCTGCAAGATGATTTTAACCACTTTG
The Parus major isolate Abel chromosome 9, Parus_major1.1, whole genome shotgun sequence DNA segment above includes these coding regions:
- the THAP4 gene encoding THAP domain-containing protein 4 isoform X2, whose product is MVMQGTKEMEEATLQEETGSMSEEEEALHSQLDGPRRRTLGDHLGAKPGAQKKPERSPVEDCARGSCAGSWVADRSGVSVDDFTPPASGACKFIGSLHSYSFSSKHARERPSLPKEQLERKRPKRDVEPSCSSHLLGHDKAVTEVSPTSSLTATPQKPCQGLSASPADLTPRPATEAVVGRKGDTDANPMSINEVIMSASGACKLIDSLHSYCFSSRQSKSQVCCLREQVEKKNGELKLLRKRISRSDSQVRKLKEKLDEMKRNSFPYLNSLISQDYETPQLNPVMEPLSWMLGTWLSDPPGDGTFTTMKPFQYLEEVHISHVGQPMLNFSFNAFHPDTRKPMHRECGFIRLKPDTNKVAFISAQNTGLVEVEEGEVNGQELSIASHSIARISFAKKPHVEQITRKFRLNSDGKLEQTVSMATTTQPMTQHLHITYKKVTP
- the THAP4 gene encoding THAP domain-containing protein 4 isoform X1 — encoded protein: MVICCAAANCFNRQGKARRGAVSFHRFPLKDSKRLIQWLKAVQRDNWTPTKYSFLCSEHFTKDSFSKRLEDKHRLLKPTAVPTIFQLVEKKHDKLDYVRSRRKIARQVPVRDGEAPREGGGEVAQRAPSSGQDFMVMQGTKEMEEATLQEETGSMSEEEEALHSQLDGPRRRTLGDHLGAKPGAQKKPERSPVEDCARGSCAGSWVADRSGVSVDDFTPPASGACKFIGSLHSYSFSSKHARERPSLPKEQLERKRPKRDVEPSCSSHLLGHDKAVTEVSPTSSLTATPQKPCQGLSASPADLTPRPATEAVVGRKGDTDANPMSINEVIMSASGACKLIDSLHSYCFSSRQSKSQVCCLREQVEKKNGELKLLRKRISRSDSQVRKLKEKLDEMKRNSFPYLNSLISQDYETPQLNPVMEPLSWMLGTWLSDPPGDGTFTTMKPFQYLEEVHISHVGQPMLNFSFNAFHPDTRKPMHRECGFIRLKPDTNKVAFISAQNTGLVEVEEGEVNGQELSIASHSIARISFAKKPHVEQITRKFRLNSDGKLEQTVSMATTTQPMTQHLHITYKKVTP